Below is a genomic region from Enterobacter hormaechei subsp. xiangfangensis.
TACATGCCGGTAATTAAAGTACGTGAAAACGAGCCGTTCGACGTAGCACTGCGTCGCTTCAAACGTTCATGCGAGAAAGCAGGTGTTCTGGCTGAAGTTCGTCGTCGTGAGTTTTATGAAAAACCAACGACCGAACGTAAGCGCGCTAAAGCTTCCGCTGTGAAACGTCACGCGAAGAAACTGGCTCGCGAAAACGCACGCCGTACTCGTCTGTACTAATCTGTTGAGGGCCACAGCCCTCAATTGACAGACAGAGTTGTAGTCGTAAGGCCGTGCTTCCGGAAGGAATGCGCGGCTTGTTTTCGTTTATAAGTCGCTTAAATTTTTGGGGCATATGGCCGGAAGAATCCCACGCGTTTTCATCAATGACCTGCTTGCCAGAACCGACATCGTCGATCTCATCGACGCGCGGGTGAAGCTAAAAAAGCAGGGCAAGAACTACCATGCGTGCTGTCCGTTCCATAACGAAAAAACCCCCTCTTTCACCGTAAACGGTGAAAAGCAGTTCTACCATTGCTTCGGCTGTGGCGCACACGGTAATGCCGTCGATTTTTTGATGAACTACGACAAGCTCGAGTTCGTTGAAACCGTCGAAGAGCTGGCGGCGATGCATAACCTTGAAGTGCCGTATGAAGCGGGCAGTGGGCCAAGTCAGATCGAGCGCCATCAGCGGCAAACGCTGTACCAACTGATGGATGGCCTGAATTCGTTTTACCAACAGTCTCTTAAGCACTCTGCGGCTGAGCCTGCGCGTCAGTATCTGAACAAGCGCGGACTGAGTGACGATGTGATTGCGCGTTTCGCTATTGGTTACGCCCCGCCCGGCTGGGACAACGTGTTAAAGCGTTTTGGCGGCAATAGCGAAGATCGTAAATCCCTCATCGACGCAGGCATGCTGGTCACCAACGACCAGGGACGAAGCTACGACCGCTTCCGTGAACGGGTGATGTTCCCGATCCGCGACAAGCGTGGCCGGGTGATAGGTTTTGGTGGTCGCGTGCTGGGTGATGCCCTGCCGAAATACCTTAACTCCCCGGAAACCGATATTTTCCATAAGGGCCGCCAGCTTTACGGTCTTTATGAGGCACAGCAGGATAATGCGGAACCTCCGCGTCTTCTGGTCGTCGAAGGCTATATGGATGTTGTTGCGCTGGCGCAGTACGACATTAACTATGCCGTTGCGTCGCTGGGAACGTCCACCACGGCGGACCATATCCAGCTGCTGTTCCGCGTCACCAACAACGTGATTTGCTGTTACGACGGTGACCGCGCAGGACGCGACGCCGCCTGGCGAGCGCTGGAAACCGCGTTGCCGTATATGACCGACGGGCGTCAGTTACGCTTTATGTTCCTGCCCGACGGTGAAGACCCGGATACGCTGGTGCGTAAAGAGGGCAAAGCGGCGTTTGAAGCGCGGATGGAGCAGGCTCAGCCGCTCTCCACGTTTCTGTTTAACAGCCTGATGCCGCAGGTTGATTTGAGTACCCCTGACGGGCGCGCGCAGCTCAGCACGCTGGCGCTGCCGTTAATCAGCCAGGTGCCCGGCGAAACGCTGCGCATCTATCTGCGTCAGGAGTTAGGCAACAAGCTCGGCATTCTGGATGACAGCCAGCTTGAACGTTTAATGCCGAAACAGGCTGAAAACGGCACGGTACGCCCCGCGCCTCAGCTAAAACGCACAACCATGCGTATACTGATAGGGTTGCTGGTACAAAACCCCGAACTTGCTCCGCAAGTGCCGTCGCTGGCGGGTTTGAACCACGAAAAATTGCCCGGGCTTGGCTTATTTTCAGAATTGGTCAACACTTGTTTGTCTCAGCCAGGTCTGACCACCGGACAACTTTTAGAGCATTATCGCGG
It encodes:
- the rpsU gene encoding 30S ribosomal protein S21, coding for MPVIKVRENEPFDVALRRFKRSCEKAGVLAEVRRREFYEKPTTERKRAKASAVKRHAKKLARENARRTRLY
- the dnaG gene encoding DNA primase; the protein is MAGRIPRVFINDLLARTDIVDLIDARVKLKKQGKNYHACCPFHNEKTPSFTVNGEKQFYHCFGCGAHGNAVDFLMNYDKLEFVETVEELAAMHNLEVPYEAGSGPSQIERHQRQTLYQLMDGLNSFYQQSLKHSAAEPARQYLNKRGLSDDVIARFAIGYAPPGWDNVLKRFGGNSEDRKSLIDAGMLVTNDQGRSYDRFRERVMFPIRDKRGRVIGFGGRVLGDALPKYLNSPETDIFHKGRQLYGLYEAQQDNAEPPRLLVVEGYMDVVALAQYDINYAVASLGTSTTADHIQLLFRVTNNVICCYDGDRAGRDAAWRALETALPYMTDGRQLRFMFLPDGEDPDTLVRKEGKAAFEARMEQAQPLSTFLFNSLMPQVDLSTPDGRAQLSTLALPLISQVPGETLRIYLRQELGNKLGILDDSQLERLMPKQAENGTVRPAPQLKRTTMRILIGLLVQNPELAPQVPSLAGLNHEKLPGLGLFSELVNTCLSQPGLTTGQLLEHYRGTKEAATLEKLSMWDDIADKDIAEKTFTDSLNHMFDSMLELRQEELIARERTHGLSSEERRELWMINQELAKK